A single region of the Chitinophaga niabensis genome encodes:
- a CDS encoding MFS transporter: MSTNQLPRNASTAWRLKAIFTGSIGNLVEWYDWYAYAAFAIYFAPVFFPEGNSTVQLLNTAAIFAVGFLMRPIGGWLFGSIADKQGRKASMTLSVLLMSFGSMMIAFTPSYTSIGIAAPILLLLARLLQGLSVGGEYGTSATYLSEVAFSDRRGFFSSFQYVTLIGGQLFALGIQLLLQKVFLTPAQLSEWGWRIPFVIGALLALVALYLRRNMHESVDLHDKKKERGSVMVLLKKHPQAVLTVVGLTLGGTIAFYTYTTYMQKFLVNTVKLSKEHSTIISFSLMLIYACLQPAFGWLSDKVGRKPLLVGFGVLGTLLTVPILTAVSETTSAWSAFFLILMALLIVSGYTSINAVVKAELFPAEVRALGVGLPYALTVAIFGGTAEYLALYFKNIGHEPWYYWYVTGCIFVSLLVYITAKDSRKDSYMDKEQL; the protein is encoded by the coding sequence ATGTCCACAAACCAGCTTCCCCGGAATGCTTCCACAGCCTGGCGATTGAAGGCAATTTTTACCGGCTCTATTGGCAACCTGGTTGAGTGGTACGACTGGTATGCTTATGCAGCCTTCGCCATTTACTTTGCGCCTGTATTTTTCCCGGAGGGTAATTCTACTGTACAGTTATTGAATACTGCTGCCATCTTTGCCGTGGGCTTTCTCATGCGGCCGATTGGTGGTTGGTTATTTGGAAGTATTGCGGATAAGCAGGGGAGGAAAGCATCGATGACATTATCCGTGTTGCTGATGTCTTTCGGTTCTATGATGATTGCCTTCACGCCATCTTATACATCCATTGGTATTGCCGCGCCCATACTTTTATTGCTGGCAAGGCTTTTACAGGGATTGAGCGTGGGAGGTGAATATGGTACTTCTGCAACTTACCTGAGTGAAGTGGCTTTCTCAGACAGAAGAGGATTTTTTTCCAGCTTTCAGTATGTGACCTTAATCGGCGGCCAGTTATTCGCATTGGGTATTCAGTTATTGCTGCAGAAAGTTTTTCTCACGCCGGCTCAATTAAGTGAATGGGGATGGCGCATCCCTTTTGTGATCGGCGCACTTCTGGCGCTGGTGGCTTTATACCTTCGCCGCAATATGCATGAGTCTGTAGATCTGCATGATAAAAAGAAAGAACGTGGTTCTGTGATGGTGTTATTAAAGAAGCATCCACAGGCCGTGTTAACAGTGGTGGGACTTACTTTGGGAGGAACCATTGCGTTTTATACTTACACCACTTACATGCAAAAGTTCCTGGTGAATACCGTGAAGTTATCCAAGGAACATTCCACCATCATTTCTTTTTCCCTGATGCTGATCTATGCCTGTTTACAACCTGCATTTGGATGGCTCTCTGATAAAGTAGGCCGCAAACCTTTACTGGTGGGGTTTGGCGTGTTAGGTACATTGTTAACGGTTCCGATCCTTACAGCAGTGAGTGAAACAACTTCCGCATGGAGTGCTTTCTTCCTCATACTAATGGCATTATTAATTGTAAGTGGTTATACTTCTATCAATGCTGTGGTAAAAGCAGAATTGTTTCCTGCGGAAGTCAGGGCTTTGGGTGTTGGTTTGCCATATGCGTTAACGGTAGCCATCTTTGGAGGAACAGCAGAATATCTTGCACTTTATTTTAAGAACATCGGGCATGAGCCTTGGTACTACTGGTATGTAACGGGATGCATCTTCGTGTCGCTGTTGGTATATATCACTGCAAAAGACAGCCGGAAGGATTCCTACATGGATAAAGAACAATTATAA
- a CDS encoding outer membrane beta-barrel protein produces the protein MSEQFENSIRKKLEEVDIPFDPAAWDDMKKRLDDSDKRRPVFWWWTSGLLLLLLLGGGGWWWYAQQGQSTAVQNVPVENIAGGNNVNTPAITGTDNVTTPLSEKLNKANKPTLSEKTPNTSPTEKTSNTSLSEKITTPNNKTTRPSKEPIQTSTNEVIIIKEPTTTSEGSTPLLPYEIQPIPFNQLKKISIPANVNNSPVINIPTDTTANSYTKKPKKKKTGFDGGITLGPDFNIAPSFTRGKPGFNGGLFLRYHVNNRLSLSVAAIYAKKVYGATPKDYKFSYPTNYVKIDADCNVLDVPLNVNYTFLDRPKSSWSAMAGASSYFMLKEKYDYYWANNNKRTREFSNQNQHYFSVLNLGVTYERKTSGRLKWGLQPYVKVPLNGVGEGKVKLSSAGVSLQLSLGKKD, from the coding sequence ATGAGTGAACAATTTGAAAATAGCATTCGTAAAAAACTGGAGGAGGTAGATATCCCCTTCGATCCCGCCGCATGGGATGATATGAAAAAGCGGCTGGACGATTCGGATAAGCGCCGACCCGTTTTTTGGTGGTGGACTTCCGGGCTCCTCCTGCTCCTGCTCCTTGGTGGAGGCGGCTGGTGGTGGTATGCCCAACAAGGCCAATCCACCGCGGTGCAAAATGTGCCGGTTGAAAATATCGCAGGGGGAAATAATGTGAATACGCCGGCAATTACCGGAACTGATAACGTAACAACACCGTTATCAGAAAAATTGAACAAGGCCAACAAACCAACACTTTCAGAAAAAACACCTAACACATCACCAACAGAAAAAACATCCAACACATCACTATCGGAAAAAATAACCACACCCAATAATAAAACAACGCGTCCATCAAAAGAGCCAATACAAACATCCACCAACGAAGTAATAATAATCAAAGAACCAACAACCACATCAGAAGGATCAACCCCGCTGTTGCCTTACGAGATTCAACCAATACCATTTAACCAACTGAAAAAAATTTCCATACCGGCTAATGTGAATAACTCCCCGGTAATTAACATACCCACAGACACTACCGCTAATAGCTATACGAAAAAACCTAAAAAGAAGAAAACCGGATTCGATGGCGGAATTACCCTCGGCCCGGATTTTAATATTGCCCCATCTTTCACAAGGGGAAAACCCGGTTTCAATGGCGGATTATTTTTACGCTATCATGTGAATAACCGTCTCAGCCTGAGTGTAGCCGCCATCTACGCTAAAAAAGTATACGGCGCCACACCCAAAGATTATAAATTCTCCTACCCCACCAACTATGTAAAGATCGATGCGGATTGTAATGTGCTCGATGTTCCATTGAACGTGAACTATACATTCCTCGATCGTCCGAAGAGCAGTTGGAGTGCCATGGCCGGAGCATCTTCTTATTTCATGCTAAAGGAAAAGTATGATTATTACTGGGCTAACAATAACAAACGCACCCGCGAATTCAGCAATCAAAACCAACATTATTTTTCCGTACTCAACCTCGGGGTTACGTACGAAAGAAAAACATCGGGCAGATTGAAATGGGGATTACAGCCTTATGTGAAAGTTCCGCTGAACGGGGTGGGAGAAGGAAAAGTGAAACTCAGCTCTGCAGGCGTATCCCTGCAATTGAGCTTAGGGAAAAAAGATTAA
- a CDS encoding CopD family protein: MYLYIKALHIIFIVTWFAGLFYIVRLFVYHTEAQSAEEPRRSILQEQFKIMMKRLWYGITWPSAVLTLIFGPWMVILLGDIPGWLWVKLVFVLGLYSYHFILHGIFKGLMKDQFRYTSTQLRIWNEVATIFLVAIVFLVVLKSLLSMAWALIGLVAFTGVLLLAIRLYKKAREKRSS, encoded by the coding sequence ATGTATTTATACATCAAAGCGCTTCATATCATTTTTATTGTTACCTGGTTCGCCGGGCTTTTTTACATCGTGCGATTATTTGTTTATCACACGGAAGCACAATCTGCTGAAGAACCCCGCCGCAGTATTTTACAGGAACAATTTAAAATTATGATGAAGCGATTGTGGTATGGGATCACCTGGCCCTCTGCTGTGCTAACGCTGATCTTCGGGCCCTGGATGGTTATATTGCTGGGAGATATTCCCGGTTGGTTGTGGGTAAAGCTTGTTTTTGTGTTAGGGCTCTATAGCTATCACTTTATACTCCACGGCATTTTCAAAGGATTGATGAAAGATCAGTTCCGTTATACTTCTACACAGTTAAGGATCTGGAACGAAGTAGCCACTATTTTTTTAGTGGCCATCGTTTTTCTTGTTGTATTGAAAAGCTTGCTGAGCATGGCATGGGCACTGATTGGGCTGGTTGCTTTCACCGGTGTGCTGCTTCTTGCGATACGTTTATATAAAAAGGCCCGAGAGAAAAGATCTTCTTAA
- a CDS encoding carotenoid biosynthesis protein, producing MLPFRGMPYGYPPGFCYPLTEICMYILFLLCCRHAWKKGPGSMAYLLGGLGFGLLLEYVNVSSSGAYVYGKFMVMFGSAPNDIPLCIGMGWAVIMYTARLITDALGIPLWAAAAIDTLLAINIDLSMDVVAYRLHMWHWDWEGRTTVADSLTGQWFGIPYGNFYGWLLVVFYYSVFARLLEKSRWTKFTAWRISIPLLSILISQVALYISLFPLADWLKTFGVTSMHRFVALLVVFSVMAVIGCRKRIGGSVSRLPLVTWLVPGWFHVYFTCWFFGAGFYLENQWMTFWCIANLCVGVVMHILLHRHLSRKYSNLP from the coding sequence ATGCTTCCTTTTCGTGGAATGCCCTATGGTTATCCTCCAGGATTTTGTTATCCGCTTACAGAGATCTGTATGTACATCCTGTTCCTGTTATGTTGCCGGCATGCCTGGAAAAAAGGGCCGGGCAGTATGGCTTACCTGCTGGGCGGGTTAGGGTTTGGACTATTACTGGAGTATGTGAATGTATCCAGCAGCGGAGCTTATGTATATGGTAAGTTTATGGTAATGTTCGGATCTGCTCCCAACGATATTCCTTTATGCATTGGTATGGGTTGGGCCGTGATCATGTATACCGCAAGGTTAATTACAGATGCTTTGGGGATTCCGCTTTGGGCTGCTGCTGCTATTGATACTTTGCTGGCTATCAATATTGATCTGAGTATGGATGTGGTGGCCTACCGTTTACATATGTGGCATTGGGATTGGGAAGGCCGTACTACCGTTGCAGATTCTTTAACAGGCCAGTGGTTTGGGATCCCTTATGGAAATTTTTATGGCTGGTTACTGGTGGTATTCTATTATTCCGTGTTTGCACGATTACTGGAAAAAAGCCGCTGGACGAAGTTCACCGCCTGGCGTATTTCAATCCCATTATTGTCTATCCTCATTTCACAGGTAGCCTTGTATATTTCATTATTCCCTCTGGCCGATTGGTTGAAAACTTTTGGTGTAACAAGTATGCATCGGTTTGTGGCCTTGCTGGTGGTGTTTTCTGTAATGGCTGTTATTGGATGTAGAAAGCGGATTGGGGGAAGTGTATCTCGCTTACCTTTGGTAACCTGGTTAGTGCCGGGCTGGTTCCACGTGTATTTTACCTGTTGGTTCTTTGGTGCGGGTTTTTACCTGGAGAATCAATGGATGACGTTCTGGTGTATTGCGAATTTATGCGTGGGAGTGGTGATGCACATTTTATTACACCGGCATCTTTCCCGTAAATACAGCAATCTTCCTTAA
- a CDS encoding RNA polymerase sigma factor: MQDIADIIEGCCQWKRSSQEALYRQFFGYAMAICLRYASNKDEAIEILNDGFLKIFNHIQSYDTSRPFKSWLSKIMANTAIDHLRSKKKISFSEDITQAYDLGVSDDKALDKLAYEELLQLVQDLPPAYKTVFNLYVMEGFQHQEIADLLGISEGTSKSNLFKAKRILKTKIEELTSQNNDAGKIGATMQK; encoded by the coding sequence GTGCAGGACATAGCAGATATCATCGAAGGTTGCTGCCAATGGAAACGTAGCAGCCAGGAGGCACTTTACCGGCAATTCTTTGGATATGCCATGGCTATCTGTTTGCGTTATGCATCTAACAAGGACGAGGCGATTGAAATTCTAAACGATGGGTTCCTGAAAATTTTTAACCATATACAATCTTACGATACATCCCGACCTTTCAAAAGCTGGCTCAGTAAGATCATGGCCAATACGGCAATTGATCATTTACGCAGCAAAAAGAAAATATCATTCTCTGAAGATATTACACAAGCCTATGATCTCGGGGTGTCTGATGATAAAGCACTGGACAAACTTGCCTATGAAGAATTACTCCAACTGGTGCAGGACTTACCTCCCGCTTATAAGACCGTTTTTAACCTATACGTTATGGAAGGATTTCAACACCAGGAGATTGCAGACCTGTTGGGTATCTCCGAAGGTACCTCCAAGTCTAATTTGTTCAAGGCAAAAAGAATATTGAAAACGAAAATTGAAGAATTAACGTCTCAAAATAATGACGCCGGCAAGATCGGCGCAACAATGCAAAAATGA
- the mnmG gene encoding tRNA uridine-5-carboxymethylaminomethyl(34) synthesis enzyme MnmG, translating into MFPSYDVIVVGAGHAGCEAAAAAANMGSRVLLVTMNMQTIAQMSCNPAMGGIAKGQIVREIDALGGYSGIVTDQSMIQFRMLNRSKGPAMWSPRTQNDRMLFAAKWREALENTPNVDFYQDMVKGLLIKNGVCHGVITGLGHEIQAKSVVLTNGTFLNGVIHIGDKQFGGGRVAEKAATGITEQLVSLGFESDRLKTGTPPRVDGRSLDYSKMEEQKGDEEIVGFSYMDVEKIKPSQQRSCWITYTSEQVHDILRTGFDRSPMFQGRIQGTGPRYCPSIEDKINRFAERERHQLFVEPEGFNTVEIYVNGFSTSLPEEVQLKALQLVPGFENVRIFRPGYAIEYDFFPPTQLQFSLETKQVSNLFFAGQINGTTGYEEAACQGLMAGINAHQKAKELEPLVLKRSEAYIGVLIDDLINKGTDEPYRMFTSRAEFRTLLRQDNADLRLTEKSYKLGLATEERMQKTREKLSGVDQVKTILKELALEPEEINTWLQQNGSSPLKEKQRAHQILLRPGLDIMSMKEQIGKVGNALTGFSREVLEQVEIQVKYDTYIEKENELVKRMSELEDLIIPDSFDYTKLVSLSNEARQKFTRIKPRTLGQASRISGVNPSDVQILMVFMGR; encoded by the coding sequence ATGTTCCCTTCTTACGATGTTATTGTTGTCGGTGCCGGACATGCCGGATGTGAAGCTGCAGCCGCTGCAGCCAACATGGGCTCCCGTGTGTTGCTCGTAACCATGAATATGCAAACAATCGCCCAAATGAGTTGCAACCCTGCTATGGGTGGTATCGCAAAAGGACAAATTGTACGCGAAATAGATGCCCTCGGTGGATACTCAGGCATCGTCACAGACCAATCCATGATCCAGTTCAGGATGCTGAACCGGAGTAAAGGCCCCGCTATGTGGAGCCCAAGAACACAAAATGATCGCATGCTCTTTGCCGCAAAATGGAGAGAAGCGTTAGAAAATACCCCTAACGTAGACTTTTACCAGGATATGGTGAAAGGTTTACTCATTAAAAATGGCGTTTGCCATGGTGTAATAACCGGCCTCGGACATGAAATCCAGGCAAAATCTGTGGTCCTTACCAACGGCACTTTCCTGAATGGTGTCATACACATCGGCGATAAACAGTTCGGCGGCGGCAGAGTAGCAGAAAAAGCAGCCACGGGCATCACAGAACAACTGGTTTCCCTGGGCTTTGAAAGTGACCGTCTCAAAACAGGTACCCCTCCCCGTGTGGATGGCCGTAGCCTGGATTATTCCAAAATGGAAGAACAAAAAGGAGATGAAGAGATCGTAGGATTCTCTTACATGGATGTGGAAAAGATCAAACCTTCCCAACAAAGAAGCTGCTGGATCACCTATACAAGTGAACAGGTACATGATATCCTCCGCACTGGTTTCGACAGATCACCCATGTTCCAGGGAAGGATTCAGGGAACAGGACCAAGATATTGCCCAAGTATTGAAGATAAGATCAACCGTTTCGCAGAAAGAGAACGCCATCAATTGTTCGTAGAACCAGAAGGTTTTAATACTGTAGAGATCTATGTGAACGGATTTTCCACCTCTTTACCGGAAGAAGTTCAACTAAAAGCACTGCAATTAGTTCCCGGTTTTGAGAATGTAAGGATCTTCCGCCCCGGCTACGCGATCGAATACGATTTCTTCCCACCTACCCAATTGCAGTTTTCATTAGAAACAAAACAGGTATCCAACCTCTTTTTTGCCGGTCAGATCAATGGAACAACAGGGTATGAAGAAGCTGCCTGCCAGGGATTAATGGCCGGGATCAATGCTCATCAAAAAGCAAAAGAGCTCGAACCACTTGTACTGAAACGCAGCGAAGCCTACATAGGCGTATTAATTGATGACCTGATCAACAAGGGAACAGACGAACCTTACCGCATGTTTACCTCCCGGGCTGAGTTCAGAACACTACTCCGCCAGGATAATGCAGACCTCCGCCTCACAGAAAAGAGCTATAAATTAGGGCTCGCTACAGAAGAAAGGATGCAGAAAACCAGGGAAAAGCTCTCCGGAGTAGACCAGGTGAAAACCATTCTGAAAGAATTAGCACTTGAACCCGAGGAAATCAATACCTGGTTGCAGCAAAACGGATCTTCCCCGCTGAAGGAAAAACAAAGAGCGCACCAGATATTACTGCGCCCCGGGTTGGATATTATGTCTATGAAAGAGCAGATCGGAAAAGTTGGAAATGCGCTCACCGGATTCAGCAGGGAAGTTTTGGAACAGGTAGAAATCCAGGTGAAGTACGATACTTATATCGAAAAAGAAAATGAGCTGGTGAAAAGAATGAGCGAACTGGAAGATCTGATCATCCCCGATTCTTTCGATTACACCAAACTCGTTTCACTTTCTAACGAAGCACGGCAAAAATTCACCCGTATCAAACCGCGCACTTTAGGACAAGCCAGCCGGATCAGCGGAGTTAATCCAAGCGATGTACAAATTCTCATGGTTTTCATGGGCAGATAA